A part of Dehalogenimonas sp. W genomic DNA contains:
- the infB gene encoding translation initiation factor IF-2, whose product MSEQKQNPADSADQTPARPVVELPAALTVRQLSATIRQHPIEVIKQLMRNGVMANVNEVIDFETAAKLTADFGIEAKPQPVRSAAQKKKRPDQEYLKHLPLRPPVVTIMGHVDHGKTRLLDAIRQTHVMESEAGGITQHIGAYQVEVKGQKITFLDTPGHEAFTAMRARGARATDITILVVAADDGIMPQTLEAIDHARAAEVPIIVAVNKIDKPGANPDRVKQQLADQGLVIEEWGGDTIAVGTSAKDGIGIDELLENILLVAEIEDLHADPGASATGVVIEAEMDKNRGAMTTVLIQNGTLKVGDIVVVGNVFGKIKAMFNDQNKQIRKAEPSTPAAILGLPAVPNVGDTLTVATNERQARLQISERAEKKTATVTLSSLHEQIASGSVKELNIILKTDVQGSIEPIRTSLEKLTTEKLSVHIIHAGTGNVTENDVMLAIASSGLVIGFSTGIETGAQRLADAEKIDIRQYDIIYNLVEEVDKALKGLLEPEIKEIIEGRAEVRAVFSAGKKVNVAGMYVLEGKATRGARVRVMRGSEVITENPMISLRRFKDDVREILAGFEGGVGLDGFNEFAVGDILEFVRREKSA is encoded by the coding sequence GTGTCTGAACAAAAACAAAACCCAGCCGATTCCGCAGACCAGACTCCGGCTCGTCCGGTGGTGGAACTGCCCGCGGCTCTGACCGTGCGTCAATTATCGGCCACCATCCGGCAGCATCCCATTGAAGTCATCAAGCAGTTGATGCGCAACGGCGTGATGGCCAACGTCAATGAGGTGATTGATTTTGAAACCGCCGCCAAACTGACGGCGGATTTCGGCATTGAAGCCAAACCGCAGCCGGTGCGGTCGGCCGCCCAGAAGAAGAAGCGCCCGGATCAGGAATATCTGAAGCACCTGCCCCTGCGCCCGCCGGTGGTGACCATCATGGGTCACGTTGACCACGGTAAGACGCGCCTGCTGGATGCCATTCGCCAGACCCACGTCATGGAAAGTGAAGCCGGCGGCATCACCCAGCATATCGGGGCTTATCAGGTGGAGGTCAAAGGCCAGAAGATAACCTTCCTGGATACCCCGGGTCATGAGGCGTTTACCGCCATGCGGGCCCGCGGTGCCCGCGCGACCGATATTACTATTCTGGTGGTGGCGGCCGATGACGGCATCATGCCGCAGACCCTGGAAGCCATTGACCATGCCCGGGCAGCCGAGGTGCCGATTATCGTGGCTGTCAACAAGATTGACAAGCCCGGCGCCAATCCTGACCGGGTCAAACAGCAGCTGGCCGACCAGGGACTGGTAATTGAAGAGTGGGGCGGCGATACCATCGCCGTCGGCACCTCCGCCAAGGACGGTATCGGTATTGATGAGCTGCTGGAGAATATTCTCCTGGTGGCGGAAATTGAAGACCTCCACGCTGACCCCGGCGCTTCAGCCACCGGTGTGGTTATTGAAGCCGAGATGGATAAAAACCGCGGCGCCATGACCACCGTGCTGATACAGAACGGGACGCTCAAAGTCGGCGATATCGTGGTCGTCGGCAATGTCTTCGGCAAGATCAAGGCCATGTTCAATGACCAGAACAAACAAATCCGCAAGGCGGAGCCGTCCACTCCGGCGGCCATCCTGGGTTTGCCCGCCGTGCCCAACGTCGGCGATACCCTCACGGTGGCTACCAACGAACGCCAGGCCAGATTACAGATCAGCGAAAGGGCCGAAAAGAAGACGGCCACCGTCACCCTGTCCAGTCTGCATGAGCAGATTGCCTCCGGCAGCGTCAAGGAACTCAACATCATTCTGAAAACCGACGTTCAGGGCAGCATTGAACCTATCCGCACCTCGCTGGAGAAGCTGACCACCGAGAAACTGTCGGTGCATATTATTCATGCCGGCACCGGCAACGTCACCGAAAACGACGTCATGCTGGCTATTGCGTCCAGTGGTCTGGTTATCGGGTTCTCTACTGGTATTGAGACCGGCGCTCAGCGTCTGGCTGACGCGGAGAAGATAGACATCCGTCAATATGACATCATTTATAACCTGGTGGAAGAGGTTGATAAAGCCCTCAAGGGCCTGCTGGAACCGGAGATTAAGGAAATCATTGAAGGCCGGGCTGAGGTTCGCGCCGTATTCTCCGCCGGCAAGAAGGTCAATGTGGCCGGTATGTACGTTCTGGAAGGCAAGGCTACCCGTGGTGCCCGGGTCCGGGTCATGCGGGGCAGCGAGGTCATAACCGAAAATCCGATGATTTCACTGCGGCGCTTCAAGGATGATGTCCGTGAAATATTGGCCGGTTTTGAAGGCGGCGTCGGGCTGGATGGCTTCAACGAATTTGCGGTCGGGGATATTCTGGAATTTGTCCGCCGGGAGAAAAGCGCTTGA
- the rbfA gene encoding 30S ribosome-binding factor RbfA yields the protein MSHRMERVNQLIREELSRIMQREIRDPRLEFLSINAVETAADLGFAKVFVSHLVTSENKKEILQTLTGAAGYFRGELGKVLTLRHVPELAFYWDDSIERGARLNRLIEEANRDSVNPSGE from the coding sequence TTGAGCCATCGCATGGAGCGGGTGAACCAGTTAATCCGGGAAGAACTCAGCCGGATCATGCAGCGCGAGATTCGCGACCCGCGGCTGGAGTTTCTGTCCATCAACGCCGTGGAAACGGCGGCGGACCTGGGTTTTGCCAAAGTCTTCGTCAGTCATCTGGTCACCTCGGAAAACAAGAAGGAAATCCTTCAGACCCTGACCGGGGCGGCAGGGTATTTCCGGGGCGAACTGGGCAAGGTGCTGACGCTGCGTCATGTGCCGGAGCTGGCTTTTTACTGGGATGATTCCATTGAACGGGGCGCCCGCCTGAATCGTTTGATTGAAGAGGCCAACCGGGATTCCGTTAACCCCTCCGGTGAGTAA